A genomic segment from Neodiprion lecontei isolate iyNeoLeco1 chromosome 1, iyNeoLeco1.1, whole genome shotgun sequence encodes:
- the LOC107227641 gene encoding cytoplasmic dynein 1 intermediate chain isoform X12, translating into MMSDRKAELERKKAKLQAIREEKERRRKEKEQKDVEEATVRAAGADKDHRKDLDAMLSSLGVAPVSDVLSSLSSMNSLTPEQSANATPDASLQPSSINSVQSIPGRRKAPRDLTAVSVAHTDIPPKEPVVYSKQTQTAQTTHTSHDGYFETDWWRPRKGGSAPNYLSHAFGYYDEYNLNPGLEWEDEFTVLTFDDGQAEDEESSLPHMDGFQSKLPPGILPHGLPQVKEVQPAVTQVEQEKEKEKPKEVRELSEEEKLMTILSEEFQRFLDRSSRVVERALGESVDIYTDYTGIIDGEDGIDEKSHQRLSLNRSFFCDRWSRNRCITSLDWSPQFPELLAASYKNNDDTPNDPDGVCLIWNTKFKKTTPEYIFHCQSSVMATTFARFHPNLILGGTYSGQIVLWDNRVQKRTPIQRTPLSASAHTHPVYCLSVVGTQNAHNLISISTDGKLCSWNLDMLSHPQETLELQARQSKPVAVTSLAFPSGDVNNFIVGSEDGTVYSACRHGTKAGVTETYEGHLGPVTGVSAHAVQGGIDFSHLFLTSSIDWTIKLWSLKENKPLYSFEHNGDYVYDVAWSPTHPALFAAVDGSGRLDLWNLNQDTEVPAASVIVDGCPALNTVSWTPSGLHVTVGDDTGKIWVYDVAENFAHPRIDEWNNFLYTQQDLKNNKADEELDKLNLSSGPSSLISMPSLSGPIR; encoded by the exons ATGATGTCGGATCGAAAAGCAGAATTAGAACGGAAGAAGGCCAAGCTGCAGGCGATTCGAGAGGAAAAGGAAAGGCGGCGTAAAGAAAAGGAACAAAAAGat gTTGAGGAAGCGACTGTACGAGCTGCAGGTGCCGATAAAGACCATCGGAAAGACTTAGATGCCATGTTATCATCCCTTGGGGTAGCACCGGTATCAG ATGTATTATCCAGTCTCTCTAGTATGAACTCTTTGACGCCAGAGCAAAGTGCCAATGCTACACCAGACGCAAGTTTACAACCTTCCAGTATCAATTCTGTTCAAAG TATTCCAGGAAGGCGGAAGGCTCCACGTGATTTAACAGCTGTTTCTGTGGCGCATACCGATATACCACCCAAGGAACCTGTGGTATATAGTAAGCAGACGCAAACTGCTCAGACGACGCACACTTCACACGACG GCTACTTTGAGACCGACTGGTGGCGTCCCAGGAAAGGTGGGTCTGCACCAAACTACCTAT CTCATGCATTCGGCTATTACG ACGAGTACAATCTAAATCCTGGTTTAGAGTGGGAGGACGAGTTTACAG TTTTGACATTTGATGATGGCCAAGCCGAGGATGAAGAAAGCAGTCTGCCCCACATGGATGGATTCCAAAGTAAACTTCCACCTGGAATTTTGCCTCATGGACTACCGCAAGTCAAAGAGGTTCAACCGGCCGTTACGCAAGTCGAAcaggagaaggaaaaagaaaaacccaAAGAAG TAAGAGAGCTTagcgaggaagaaaaattgatgacTATCCTCTCGGAAGAATTTCAACGATTCTTGGACCGTTCGAGCAGAGTGGTGGAAAGAGCTCTCGGTGAATCGGTAGATATTTACACAGATTATACTGGTATAATCGATGGAGAAGATGGAAT tgatGAAAAGAGTCATCAGCGCCTATCGCTGAATCGTTCATTTTTCTGTGATCGATGGTCACGTAATCGCTGCATTACTTCGTTGGATTGGTCACCGCAATTTCCAGAACTGTTGGCTGCTTCTTACAAAAACAATGACGACACACCAAATGATCCAGATGGAGTTTGTTTAATCTGGAACACTAAATTTAAGAAAACAACAcctgaatacatttttcattgccAGTCGTCAGTAATGGCAACAACCTTTGCTAGGTTTCATCCAAATTTAATTTTGGGTGGCACCTATTCGGGGCAAATTGTTCTGTGGGATAATAGGGTTCAAAAAAGGACCCCCATTCAGCGTACTCCACTTTCAGCGTCTGCACACACG CATCCTGTGTATTGTTTAAGCGTAGTAGGAACTCAGAATGCGCACAATTTGATCAGCATTTCAACAGATGGAAAATTATGCTCGTGGAATTTAGACATGTTGTCCCATCCTCAAGAAACGCTTGAGCTTCAAGCAAGACAGTCGAAACCAGTCGCTGTAACTTCGCTTGCTTTTCCAAGTGGAGATGTCAACAATTTTATCGTTGGCAGTGAAGACGGTACTGTTTATTCAG CTTGCCGTCATGGGACCAAAGCTGGTGTCACAGAAACTTACGAAGGACACTTAGGACCTGTTACCGGAGTCAGTGCTCATGCAGTTCAAGGGGGCATTGATTTCTCTCATCTGTTTTTAACTTCGTCTATTGATTGGACGATTAAATTGTGGAGTTTGAAAGAGAACAAGCCTTTATACTCATTTGAGCACAATGGAGATTATGTGTACGATGTTGCATGGTCTCCTACACATCCTGCTCTATTTGCAGCTGTTGATGGATCTGGTCGTTTAGATTTATGGAATTTAAATCAGGATACAGAGGTTCCAGCAGCGAGCGTAATCGTTGATGGATGTCCTGCTTTAAACACAGTCTCTTGGACGCCAAGCGGACTGCATGTTACTGTGGGCGATGATACTGGGAAAATATGGGTTTACGATGTAGCTGAG AATTTCGCTCATCCACGAATCGACGAATGGAATAATTTCCTCTACACCCAGCAAGATCTGAAGAACAACAAGGCCGATGAAGAGTTGGATAAGCTCAACTTGAGTTCAGGCCCTTCATCTTTGATATCCATGCCATCTTTGTCGGGTCCGAtcagataa
- the LOC107227641 gene encoding cytoplasmic dynein 1 intermediate chain isoform X32: protein MMSDRKAELERKKAKLQAIREEKERRRKEKEQKDVEEATVRAAGADKDHRKDLDAMLSSLGVAPVSDVLSSLSSMNSLTPEQSANATPDASLQPSSINSVQSIPGRRKAPRDLTAVSVAHTDIPPKEPVVYSKQTQTAQTTHTSHDGYFETDWWRPRKAEDEESSLPHMDGFQSKLPPGILPHGLPQVKEVQPAVTQVEQEKEKEKPKEVRELSEEEKLMTILSEEFQRFLDRSSRVVERALGESVDIYTDYTGIIDGEDGIDEKSHQRLSLNRSFFCDRWSRNRCITSLDWSPQFPELLAASYKNNDDTPNDPDGVCLIWNTKFKKTTPEYIFHCQSSVMATTFARFHPNLILGGTYSGQIVLWDNRVQKRTPIQRTPLSASAHTHPVYCLSVVGTQNAHNLISISTDGKLCSWNLDMLSHPQETLELQARQSKPVAVTSLAFPSGDVNNFIVGSEDGTVYSACRHGTKAGVTETYEGHLGPVTGVSAHAVQGGIDFSHLFLTSSIDWTIKLWSLKENKPLYSFEHNGDYVYDVAWSPTHPALFAAVDGSGRLDLWNLNQDTEVPAASVIVDGCPALNTVSWTPSGLHVTVGDDTGKIWVYDVAENFAHPRIDEWNNFLYTQQDLKNNKADEELDKLNLSSGPSSLISMPSLSGPIR, encoded by the exons ATGATGTCGGATCGAAAAGCAGAATTAGAACGGAAGAAGGCCAAGCTGCAGGCGATTCGAGAGGAAAAGGAAAGGCGGCGTAAAGAAAAGGAACAAAAAGat gTTGAGGAAGCGACTGTACGAGCTGCAGGTGCCGATAAAGACCATCGGAAAGACTTAGATGCCATGTTATCATCCCTTGGGGTAGCACCGGTATCAG ATGTATTATCCAGTCTCTCTAGTATGAACTCTTTGACGCCAGAGCAAAGTGCCAATGCTACACCAGACGCAAGTTTACAACCTTCCAGTATCAATTCTGTTCAAAG TATTCCAGGAAGGCGGAAGGCTCCACGTGATTTAACAGCTGTTTCTGTGGCGCATACCGATATACCACCCAAGGAACCTGTGGTATATAGTAAGCAGACGCAAACTGCTCAGACGACGCACACTTCACACGACG GCTACTTTGAGACCGACTGGTGGCGTCCCAGGAAAG CCGAGGATGAAGAAAGCAGTCTGCCCCACATGGATGGATTCCAAAGTAAACTTCCACCTGGAATTTTGCCTCATGGACTACCGCAAGTCAAAGAGGTTCAACCGGCCGTTACGCAAGTCGAAcaggagaaggaaaaagaaaaacccaAAGAAG TAAGAGAGCTTagcgaggaagaaaaattgatgacTATCCTCTCGGAAGAATTTCAACGATTCTTGGACCGTTCGAGCAGAGTGGTGGAAAGAGCTCTCGGTGAATCGGTAGATATTTACACAGATTATACTGGTATAATCGATGGAGAAGATGGAAT tgatGAAAAGAGTCATCAGCGCCTATCGCTGAATCGTTCATTTTTCTGTGATCGATGGTCACGTAATCGCTGCATTACTTCGTTGGATTGGTCACCGCAATTTCCAGAACTGTTGGCTGCTTCTTACAAAAACAATGACGACACACCAAATGATCCAGATGGAGTTTGTTTAATCTGGAACACTAAATTTAAGAAAACAACAcctgaatacatttttcattgccAGTCGTCAGTAATGGCAACAACCTTTGCTAGGTTTCATCCAAATTTAATTTTGGGTGGCACCTATTCGGGGCAAATTGTTCTGTGGGATAATAGGGTTCAAAAAAGGACCCCCATTCAGCGTACTCCACTTTCAGCGTCTGCACACACG CATCCTGTGTATTGTTTAAGCGTAGTAGGAACTCAGAATGCGCACAATTTGATCAGCATTTCAACAGATGGAAAATTATGCTCGTGGAATTTAGACATGTTGTCCCATCCTCAAGAAACGCTTGAGCTTCAAGCAAGACAGTCGAAACCAGTCGCTGTAACTTCGCTTGCTTTTCCAAGTGGAGATGTCAACAATTTTATCGTTGGCAGTGAAGACGGTACTGTTTATTCAG CTTGCCGTCATGGGACCAAAGCTGGTGTCACAGAAACTTACGAAGGACACTTAGGACCTGTTACCGGAGTCAGTGCTCATGCAGTTCAAGGGGGCATTGATTTCTCTCATCTGTTTTTAACTTCGTCTATTGATTGGACGATTAAATTGTGGAGTTTGAAAGAGAACAAGCCTTTATACTCATTTGAGCACAATGGAGATTATGTGTACGATGTTGCATGGTCTCCTACACATCCTGCTCTATTTGCAGCTGTTGATGGATCTGGTCGTTTAGATTTATGGAATTTAAATCAGGATACAGAGGTTCCAGCAGCGAGCGTAATCGTTGATGGATGTCCTGCTTTAAACACAGTCTCTTGGACGCCAAGCGGACTGCATGTTACTGTGGGCGATGATACTGGGAAAATATGGGTTTACGATGTAGCTGAG AATTTCGCTCATCCACGAATCGACGAATGGAATAATTTCCTCTACACCCAGCAAGATCTGAAGAACAACAAGGCCGATGAAGAGTTGGATAAGCTCAACTTGAGTTCAGGCCCTTCATCTTTGATATCCATGCCATCTTTGTCGGGTCCGAtcagataa
- the LOC107227641 gene encoding cytoplasmic dynein 1 intermediate chain isoform X17 — protein sequence MMSDRKAELERKKAKLQAIREEKERRRKEKEQKDVEEATVRAAGADKDHRKDLDAMLSSLGVAPVSDVLSSLSSMNSLTPEQSANATPDASLQPSSINSVQSIPGRRKAPRDLTAVSVAHTDIPPKEPVVYSKQTQTAQTTHTSHDGLSTSSSAYSIFSSCSTTTPTHSCSAGYFETDWWRPRKAEDEESSLPHMDGFQSKLPPGILPHGLPQVKEVQPAVTQVEQEKEKEKPKEVRELSEEEKLMTILSEEFQRFLDRSSRVVERALGESVDIYTDYTGIIDGEDGIDEKSHQRLSLNRSFFCDRWSRNRCITSLDWSPQFPELLAASYKNNDDTPNDPDGVCLIWNTKFKKTTPEYIFHCQSSVMATTFARFHPNLILGGTYSGQIVLWDNRVQKRTPIQRTPLSASAHTHPVYCLSVVGTQNAHNLISISTDGKLCSWNLDMLSHPQETLELQARQSKPVAVTSLAFPSGDVNNFIVGSEDGTVYSACRHGTKAGVTETYEGHLGPVTGVSAHAVQGGIDFSHLFLTSSIDWTIKLWSLKENKPLYSFEHNGDYVYDVAWSPTHPALFAAVDGSGRLDLWNLNQDTEVPAASVIVDGCPALNTVSWTPSGLHVTVGDDTGKIWVYDVAENFAHPRIDEWNNFLYTQQDLKNNKADEELDKLNLSSGPSSLISMPSLSGPIR from the exons ATGATGTCGGATCGAAAAGCAGAATTAGAACGGAAGAAGGCCAAGCTGCAGGCGATTCGAGAGGAAAAGGAAAGGCGGCGTAAAGAAAAGGAACAAAAAGat gTTGAGGAAGCGACTGTACGAGCTGCAGGTGCCGATAAAGACCATCGGAAAGACTTAGATGCCATGTTATCATCCCTTGGGGTAGCACCGGTATCAG ATGTATTATCCAGTCTCTCTAGTATGAACTCTTTGACGCCAGAGCAAAGTGCCAATGCTACACCAGACGCAAGTTTACAACCTTCCAGTATCAATTCTGTTCAAAG TATTCCAGGAAGGCGGAAGGCTCCACGTGATTTAACAGCTGTTTCTGTGGCGCATACCGATATACCACCCAAGGAACCTGTGGTATATAGTAAGCAGACGCAAACTGCTCAGACGACGCACACTTCACACGACG GACTGTCCACCTCTTCCTCCGCATACTCGATCTTCTCCTCCTGTTCAACAACCACACCAACTCACTCTTGCTCCGCAGGCTACTTTGAGACCGACTGGTGGCGTCCCAGGAAAG CCGAGGATGAAGAAAGCAGTCTGCCCCACATGGATGGATTCCAAAGTAAACTTCCACCTGGAATTTTGCCTCATGGACTACCGCAAGTCAAAGAGGTTCAACCGGCCGTTACGCAAGTCGAAcaggagaaggaaaaagaaaaacccaAAGAAG TAAGAGAGCTTagcgaggaagaaaaattgatgacTATCCTCTCGGAAGAATTTCAACGATTCTTGGACCGTTCGAGCAGAGTGGTGGAAAGAGCTCTCGGTGAATCGGTAGATATTTACACAGATTATACTGGTATAATCGATGGAGAAGATGGAAT tgatGAAAAGAGTCATCAGCGCCTATCGCTGAATCGTTCATTTTTCTGTGATCGATGGTCACGTAATCGCTGCATTACTTCGTTGGATTGGTCACCGCAATTTCCAGAACTGTTGGCTGCTTCTTACAAAAACAATGACGACACACCAAATGATCCAGATGGAGTTTGTTTAATCTGGAACACTAAATTTAAGAAAACAACAcctgaatacatttttcattgccAGTCGTCAGTAATGGCAACAACCTTTGCTAGGTTTCATCCAAATTTAATTTTGGGTGGCACCTATTCGGGGCAAATTGTTCTGTGGGATAATAGGGTTCAAAAAAGGACCCCCATTCAGCGTACTCCACTTTCAGCGTCTGCACACACG CATCCTGTGTATTGTTTAAGCGTAGTAGGAACTCAGAATGCGCACAATTTGATCAGCATTTCAACAGATGGAAAATTATGCTCGTGGAATTTAGACATGTTGTCCCATCCTCAAGAAACGCTTGAGCTTCAAGCAAGACAGTCGAAACCAGTCGCTGTAACTTCGCTTGCTTTTCCAAGTGGAGATGTCAACAATTTTATCGTTGGCAGTGAAGACGGTACTGTTTATTCAG CTTGCCGTCATGGGACCAAAGCTGGTGTCACAGAAACTTACGAAGGACACTTAGGACCTGTTACCGGAGTCAGTGCTCATGCAGTTCAAGGGGGCATTGATTTCTCTCATCTGTTTTTAACTTCGTCTATTGATTGGACGATTAAATTGTGGAGTTTGAAAGAGAACAAGCCTTTATACTCATTTGAGCACAATGGAGATTATGTGTACGATGTTGCATGGTCTCCTACACATCCTGCTCTATTTGCAGCTGTTGATGGATCTGGTCGTTTAGATTTATGGAATTTAAATCAGGATACAGAGGTTCCAGCAGCGAGCGTAATCGTTGATGGATGTCCTGCTTTAAACACAGTCTCTTGGACGCCAAGCGGACTGCATGTTACTGTGGGCGATGATACTGGGAAAATATGGGTTTACGATGTAGCTGAG AATTTCGCTCATCCACGAATCGACGAATGGAATAATTTCCTCTACACCCAGCAAGATCTGAAGAACAACAAGGCCGATGAAGAGTTGGATAAGCTCAACTTGAGTTCAGGCCCTTCATCTTTGATATCCATGCCATCTTTGTCGGGTCCGAtcagataa